GAGAGCCGCCTTGATCGTCTTCTCCGCCGCTTGTTGCGCGTGGAAGCAGAGGTCCTCGAGGAGCACGCCTTCCGGGTGTGCTCTTGCTAGCGCAAGATCGCTTCGCGCGCGAGTAAGCCATTCACGCGGGTCGTTCGGCGGATAGCGGGTCGGTTCCGGCACGGTAAACCTCTCTGCCTTCCTGAAGGGCGGACTTGACCACCAGGCAGTGCGTGTCGCGGTACCGCTCGACGTCTTCGGATGTCACGACGACCACATCCACCGCCTGCCCAACTCCGTAGAGGTTCTGGTAGATATCCCCCGCCATTCGGCTTCGGCTGTATTCGCCGGACTTGATGACCAGCAGGTCTACGTCACTATGCGGTCCCATCTCCCCACGCGCCGCAGAGCCGAAGAGCACGATCCGTTCGGGTTGGGCGACTTCAACGATACGTCGGACGATCTCGCGAAGCACGTTTTCGTTTGGAGT
This sequence is a window from Candidatus Poribacteria bacterium. Protein-coding genes within it:
- a CDS encoding nucleotidyltransferase domain-containing protein: MLREIVRRIVEVAQPERIVLFGSAARGEMGPHSDVDLLVIKSGEYSRSRMAGDIYQNLYGVGQAVDVVVVTSEDVERYRDTHCLVVKSALQEGREVYRAGTDPLSAERPA